In one Candidatus Delongbacteria bacterium genomic region, the following are encoded:
- a CDS encoding polysaccharide deacetylase family protein — MKKILTYHKVGVNFDSSLCFVDSYRFKRDMELFLSLKYNLNTVSDNCSSNDLSIIFDDGYENVYKFKDYFIEKNIRTTIFIITDFIGKLDNWDVSLSGIKHRHLTKDMIKNLSLDRHEIGSHSCSHKDLTLLSSSALNHELLKSREVLEDIIGKKVKSISVPFGRINSRVIDVAKEIGYENIVYLGQNKKLPHSYRSKQVYLFDNETILKAKLGLNRWSSIEDFRLNAINFFNRGTLLAVKLSKMMDYFKNN, encoded by the coding sequence GTGAAAAAAATTCTGACCTATCATAAGGTTGGAGTTAATTTTGATAGCTCCCTATGCTTTGTTGATTCTTATAGATTCAAACGAGATATGGAGCTTTTTCTTTCTCTTAAGTACAATTTAAATACTGTTTCTGATAATTGCTCTTCCAATGATCTTTCAATCATTTTTGATGATGGATACGAGAATGTATACAAATTTAAAGACTATTTTATAGAAAAGAATATTAGAACAACTATTTTTATAATCACTGACTTTATTGGCAAGTTGGATAATTGGGATGTTTCTTTGAGTGGAATTAAACATAGACATTTAACAAAGGATATGATAAAAAACCTTTCTTTGGATAGACATGAAATAGGCTCACATAGCTGTTCTCATAAAGATCTAACATTATTATCCTCCTCAGCCCTAAATCATGAATTGTTAAAGTCAAGAGAAGTTCTTGAGGATATAATTGGAAAAAAAGTGAAATCGATATCTGTTCCTTTTGGACGAATAAATTCAAGAGTTATTGATGTAGCCAAAGAGATTGGATATGAAAATATTGTTTACTTAGGTCAAAACAAAAAATTGCCACATTCATACAGATCGAAACAGGTTTATCTATTTGATAATGAAACAATTTTAAAAGCTAAACTTGGATTAAACAGATGGAGTAGTATTGAAGATTTTCGATTGAATGCTATAAATTTTTTTAACAGGGGTACTTTACTCGCAGTGAAATTATCAAAAATGATGGATTACTTTAAAAATAATTAG
- the map gene encoding type I methionyl aminopeptidase: MIPIKTKNEIDKMRAAGKLAANVLEYIEPFVKEGVCTEELDNLCREFIYKNDATPAPLNYHGFPKSICTSINNVVCHGIPSPKEILKNGDIINVDITVILDGYHGDTSKTFMIGEVDKEVQLLVERTEKAMMKGIEQIKPDKYLSEVGKAIEKYVKKFEYSIVSEYGGHGIGKDFHEDPHVYHFFTTANKIRLRPGMCFTVEPMIIIGKNSGVITSKTDGWTVTTKSGKWTAQFEHTVLVTETGFEILTLPGKL, translated from the coding sequence ATGATACCTATTAAAACAAAAAATGAAATAGATAAGATGAGAGCGGCAGGGAAACTTGCCGCTAATGTTTTAGAGTATATTGAGCCTTTTGTAAAAGAGGGTGTTTGCACTGAAGAACTTGATAATCTATGTAGAGAGTTTATTTATAAAAACGATGCTACTCCTGCTCCTCTGAATTATCATGGATTTCCTAAAAGTATCTGTACTTCAATAAATAATGTAGTTTGTCACGGAATTCCTTCACCCAAGGAAATTTTAAAAAATGGTGATATTATTAATGTAGATATAACTGTTATCCTGGACGGTTATCATGGCGATACATCAAAAACATTCATGATCGGTGAAGTTGACAAGGAAGTTCAATTGCTCGTTGAGAGAACCGAAAAGGCTATGATGAAGGGTATTGAGCAGATTAAACCAGACAAATATCTTTCTGAAGTTGGAAAGGCTATAGAAAAATACGTTAAGAAATTTGAATATTCAATTGTTTCTGAATATGGTGGACATGGTATCGGGAAAGATTTTCATGAAGATCCTCACGTTTATCATTTCTTTACTACTGCAAATAAGATTAGACTAAGACCTGGAATGTGTTTTACTGTTGAGCCGATGATTATAATAGGCAAAAACAGTGGTGTGATTACTTCAAAAACAGATGGGTGGACAGTAACAACAAAATCTGGTAAATGGACAGCTCAGTTTGAACACACTGTTTTAGTTACTGAAACAGGATTTGAAATACTTACTTTACCCGGAAAATTGTGA
- a CDS encoding 6,7-dimethyl-8-ribityllumazine synthase: protein MKTIIEGKLKADGLKVAIIGARFNEFITSKLIDGAYDCFYRHGGAEDAIDQYWVPGAYEIPLIASKLAKTKKYAGIVCVGAVIRGSTPHFEYVSSEVAKGIAHVSLDTDVPVIFGVLTTDSIEQAIERAGTKAGNKGWDAMMSCIEMCDLIRKI from the coding sequence ATGAAAACTATTATTGAAGGCAAATTGAAAGCCGATGGTTTAAAGGTCGCGATTATTGGAGCAAGATTTAATGAATTTATTACTTCCAAATTAATAGATGGTGCGTACGATTGTTTTTATCGTCATGGTGGAGCAGAGGATGCGATTGATCAATATTGGGTTCCTGGTGCATATGAAATACCATTAATTGCATCTAAACTGGCTAAAACTAAAAAATATGCTGGAATCGTTTGTGTTGGAGCTGTAATTAGAGGTTCTACACCACATTTTGAATATGTCTCTTCTGAAGTTGCTAAAGGTATTGCTCATGTGAGTCTTGATACAGATGTTCCAGTAATTTTTGGTGTACTGACCACCGATAGTATTGAGCAGGCTATAGAAAGAGCTGGTACAAAAGCAGGTAATAAAGGTTGGGATGCAATGATGTCATGTATCGAAATGTGTGATTTAATTAGAAAGATCTAG